In Montipora capricornis isolate CH-2021 chromosome 4, ASM3666992v2, whole genome shotgun sequence, the DNA window AATATGGTATTACTTAAAACACTACTACAAAACTAGCTTAATTATACacatatttaataataataattcccCAATAGAATAGGGGGGTCCTaaaaatttttttgctttattgagGGGGATCTTGATAAAAAAAGGagttttttggaatttttcacCCAAAATAGGGTGAAGAAGATGAAACTGGGTCAGAGACCGGATCAGAGTCTATGCTACCAGAAGTGAACACcgaagaagaaaaagaggatGACAAGGTACTGCTTGCCGTAACAAAGGAAGAAGCAACAGAAATCCCAAGGGAAGACGTACGTGTAGAGCAGGTGGCTAAAGATTACAAGCCATCTGGACTGTCCAAGGTACATGTAAGACTTGCCATCTTTGAGACTTTTTGAAAAGTAACCTCAGCAAAATGAgataacaatattatttaatTCCTCAGGAGGAAGCAGAGGCATATGCTGCAGACACAGATTATGATACCAATGAGGAGGGGGCTCCTGCAGCAACAACTGTTGCTCCTGTTTTTTACAGCTCTGATGATGAACAGGAGACACCGGCCAGATTTAAGACTGCAAGTGAGTTTTGGTAAATTGTAGTAACtactaaataaaattatgtcaTTGTTGtcaattaatattatttatattCAACATACTGTGGCAGTTTCTTTGCGatatttttaaagtaaagaaaagtAAGCAAACttgatttaaaatatatataatataatgttATTTGACTAACACTTCTCTTCACACAATCACTTACAAAATTTACAAACAAACATACGTTTACAATACAGTTTCTTCCACTACTTGTTCTTTCCCACTATATACAATGTACCACTTCAAttattaaaaatgaaattaattattttattttaacaacagttttattGACTCTGAGCACATTTCTTTATTTGCCATTGTAGTGTAGCTTGTCTTTGAAATTCTAGTATGTTAGGTGTCTTCTCTAAGCATTCGCAAGCATAAGTAAGCAAACTTGATGCTTGCAGACAGTTGCCTGTGTATAAGCATGATAGGGGTGAATTTGGGACCAATTAATTAACACATAATTATGttgaagttgtaaattttaaggaAAAGTCAATTCTTTGTTGtatggaagtgcacttagctatcgagctagttcacaggcaccctgctttaaataatctgaaagaacaaattcaaacttaacagaaacaggATTAAGAACCCCagctggcaggaggcaaccagttggccaTTTACAAAGTGTGATAGAGTTGAATCCGAgacaactggaaacaaatccaaactaGAGGttagaacaggatttgaacccggggcaaCCACATGCAAACCCATCTCCCGGAGCAATAGACCACACTGCCCCTCCCTGGTTATAAATTTTTCAAACTACTGGTagtttattttttactttcagattatgataatgtctaaaagtaaaaaaaaagataacaaacaaTCTACAATCAGTGACAAAATTCGGTGACACTTTGTGTTTGAACAGTTCTTTTTAAGTTTAAATTAACGCTAAAATTTGATTCATGCTCTAttcggcggatagcgctatccatcgtttgaacaagtGGGGCCTGGTCGAAAGAATTGAAGGACAATTaatcaagaaaattaatttaaacgtTTCCCGTGGGGGGCAACGAAAGGGAAAGATTTGTGTGGCAATcaccaaaattaattttaacacACATGCAAATCCAATGCCCTGACAACTGGGTTATGCCACCACCTccttacatgtatattgaaaATGTGTCCCTGACGTCTTTCCCAAGGTATTCCAAGCAAAGGGAAGTCCAGCATGGAGGGACAGACTCTGGCATTTGGACTAGGGAGCCCAGACAAGGTCTTTAGAAACAGgtaaaggtgtttttttttccttgaactTGCAGCTCTAGTAAAATGCTTAAGTTTGATGCTGCTTTTTCAATGTCTGTAGTACTGTTGCACAGTGTAGAGAAGTGTAGAGTTGCAATGTTAATTTAATTAAGGACCTGCCTTTTAGATGTAATCTCCAGTTGTCCCTCCATGATAAACCATTGGTAACTTTTCTCCTTAATTTCTCTCTCTTCCGtggtttaaagaaaaaataattttaaaaatatactttttttaaccaattatCGGAAATGGCATACGAGAAGGTGAGAAATGGGTAATCCCATTGTGATTACATGTACAGGTAGTATCTTGTTCAGCATGAAGGCTATGTGgttgttccatttttttgcaccagtttaattttaattttcctttgtttcagattatgatgatgaatattaattagacaaagaaaaatcaaaattgaactggtttgcaaaaatttaaaccaagaaaaaatttgaaccaaaacagCGATACTTGCAAGAGCTATAAATTAGGTATGCTTCTGAAACTGGGAGAAGCTCCTATCCCTGGCGTTGTAAGCTCTTTCAACAATCTGCCAGTCaatcttttattattttttttactgacaGTTTTGGTAAGTGGGTAAATGAGAGAGACACAGGGTCGGTCAGTCAACCACCCTTCTCTTCATTTTCCCAGCTTCCCTCCTTTCATCCAATATGTGAACTGGCCGGGAAGTGGTTAGGCAAGTGCCTCATAAGTCAACAAGTTTCATATCACTTTCTTAAACACCTCCGTATAGCCCATTTGTGTAGAAACGTTATTGAACATTGGATAAAGTTGTGGACAGTCGTCAAGgttaatgtccccattaaccctttaacacccaaaccaTCCTGAACCGGCCAGAATATTAACCTTTTgacttttactttgtctaacgctagacgattttacttgtcagtggggaacccctgggagtcaatgggttaaaaaatcAGGGTGTTTGAGATTATTTTAAGTAGTATGTGGATTGAAAGGACGCAGTAAAGTCCCCATGTTTCTACTCTTGACAAGCAATTCAGAGCTAGCAAAAGTTCCAAAAATATCAAAGTTGGTGGcaaatacattgtattttcaCTGATGCATTTTAAAACCCTGCTTCTTTCAGAGAATCTTTGGAATCTGCTTCATCTTACTCTGCAAAAACAGGCAGTTTCCCACCAACATTGAGGCTAAGCTCTGGGTCAGACGTACATTCAGATGAAAAGGGTGATCTTTCATTTGATAACAAGCAAATTTCACCTGGCCATCCTGAAGGTAGGGGCTCTGGGATGCAGCCCACATGTGCCCCTACACTTTTGTATGACTCTGAGTCTGAAGATGGAAGTCCCATAAAGAGGCCAAAGTACCCACGGGTGGAGGATGCCGACAGGCTTGATCCCACCTGTGCGCCTACATTGTTGTATGGATCAGAATCAGAAGATGCTTCCCCACTTAAGAGAGTGAGTCGCCCTGGGGCCTCCAATATGCCGCCGGTACTGGATGAATCTGATTATGATATAGACACTGAGAAAGCACCTGTAGATATGAATGGTTCCACTGTGGATGCTGAAGGGAAAATCAAACAAGGCAAAGTTGAGGAGGCTGATGCAACCTTGCCATATGACGCAACTGAAATGAATTCAACGGATGATGAAGATGAGAAGTCTGGTGGCTTTACAAAAGGTGTTTTCTAGCTCGCTTTTTAACTGTGAAAAGTAAGAAAGGGGGATATGAAAATTGCACCCAGCTGGGAATCACCATATTCGCCAGATTCACCAACATGGCTGATCACCATGTACATTTATTGTACTAATTTTGATGATTTGACAAGAATTCGCCAGAGTCGCCAAGATGGCTGGCTATCATGTATTGAACCAATCTACATACATTTGGTGATTTGAcaaaaatttggcaaaattgCCATATTAATTGCCAAAACGGTCAAATTGTTGGCGAAATTTGTTACTTTgccaattttgttattttccatttttgggcATAAGTGTAGCTAGGACAATGTATTGAACAGTAGTTCTTCCATTGCATCAGTATGGGCAATTTAGGGCATGCATGTTAGTTATGCTAATATTTTGGTATTCTTGCCAACCATCATAAGAAAACTCAACAAAACACGAGAAAACAACAAAGTCAAAACTGTAAGGGGCTACAGCTGTACCTCAGGACATTGTGGTCTCACTGTAGAATGGCAGAATATGTTTTCAAAGCAGAGTTTATTTGGTGTAGCAGGTTGTCAAAAATAGTCAAGGGATGAGTCCTAGTTAAGGTAGACTCGCATCATTCAGTACAATTAATTGCATTTGCAGTCTGTTGAATACAgcttaaacagtttgttttgatTATAGGGACAGCTGCACTAGAGACTGTCCAAAAATCTGAAGTTAATGAAGATCCAGAAGTTTCATATAATACTGATAAATCAGCTAACTTAGGAGAAGtcgcaagtgaagatgaaaacaACATGGAATCTGAGGTATTAGAAGACGACAGCGCCACACAACCCTATGTAGCTGACAGAAACTTTGAGAGTGAAAGTGAGACCATTCCAGTCATGGATGGAAATGTGGAGGGGAAATTTGATAGGAACCCACTGTGTAAAGACTATGACATTGAAGCAACCCCGGGGTATTGCATCAAAGATTTAGATGATGAAAACGATGAGGATGAGAACCAAGACTCTGAGGATTCAACCACTGCCAACTCTCAACGACTGCCTATCGGTCCCAATGTAGTAGCAAGTCATAaggacgatgatgatgatgatgtggcAGCGACTCTTGCTTATGGCAGGGAGGCAACACAGGCTTATGTCACTGGAAAGGATGACAATACTGATACTGAAAATGACAGTAAGGAAGTTAATATGCAACCAAATGACTTGCAAGCTACTCAGGCGTATGGTATTCAAGACAGTGATGATAAcatggatgatgatgatggtgatgagaAGGAGGAAAGGACTGaaaaagaaagccacaaagagGAAATTCACGAACAATTTGAGGTACCTGCAGCTAAGAATGGGATTGATCGAGGGGACACAATCCAGGCCACAACCTCTTACAATATTGAAGGATTGCAAACATATGGAGGATATGAATCTGATGAAACAGATGACGAAGATGCCATAGATAAGGATAAAGGTTCTGAAGAAGTGAACAAAGTCGACAAAGATAGAACATCAGTAACATGTGGTTTGCCAGAAACTTTGCATAATGGAGAAGATGATAAAGGAGGTGTTGATCATGATATTAACAAAGACAATACCCGTGCAGACCATTCTTTTTTGAAGCCCCCGGAAAGGAGGAAAATTAATGCTAAATTGGAGTGTGCACTGGAAGAAACTCAAGCTTACAATGGTGGCAGTATTGATACAGGTATGCTGACTGctaattttattcatttgtcGAACATTATTAACATTCAGacatgcaacctcgttcccagggtctctcttctctgcctccattgtcgttgagaaaagaccctggttcactctggtcacgtgtctgccagaatctggaaggttcaccaaatgtgtgttaggggatgggaggCAAAGTAGGCCATGTCGACGTTGCAAAGaatggaatcagcacgcaattgattttgtggccagatgaccatcgaaataacttttgacggcaatattttatgtactacacatatggaattcgacgtgaaaggcaaaagttgcggtcaaatcgatcggacaccacagaaaatatcctcgcgttattcaagttttcacccgtgtgaaggtccggatcaacgaagaatgctaatagtttccgacaattttaaaggaaagaagattttgtcgtgcaagaaaataAGCGAAatgtttatccatgggaaacaaacatgttcagcgatcaaccggtgtgttgttatttacgttttcatgtcacgtatcgacctcaaatcatcaaatcaaactgtattgacatgtgcaggtattttattttgttccttgattttcgtttttctttcgaatgtttaacaacgtgattcctaaagtcgcaatcttgaacagcgagttgaccgttttgacttacgatatttatatttttaacttcgtgtaaatcgtcgatgtcgttaagatattttttaccactgcaaagcgctttcatagcgtgtatatttttagccgcggtaaaataaaagagacatttttatcaagcaaacgtagtacttggtgtattcttttatgttagtgtttgttctggagaagcagctttagctactaacgaaatcaatttttttttttgtgaacgtcaatcgaggccctacatggaacttttgaagttgtcttgtcgatcacgaaagctcttgtatttaggttgaccgcttgtacgggaattcatttcctgtgggtataaaacatccgctcttttgacctttttgatacttacattgtaagataaagatcacttatttaaaaaatgccttgtcaaacgaatactctttcgcccagttgcggaatcaaatataacgaaaacactaccctagtgggaaaatgtttgttgacgagtgccacgtgaccagagtgaaccagggtcttttctcaacgacaatggaggcagagaagagagaccctgggaacgaggttgtcagACATGTACCAAGCAGCTTGAAATTAGAAGTGACTTTACACTCTTGGGTGACTGTGTGAAGTAAGCAGCTGGTGATTGCCTTCAAACCCTGCATGCATTAAGAGCCAGACCTCCATTGAATATGAAAAAGGAATatgttttttgcaatatttgGGTCAATGTTGTTTCACATCTACAAACTCCTGGCTTTAACTCGAGTCTGTAAAGGTGATACAGGACTGCTgcttataatattattattgtaaatgttATGTAACAGTGCTAAAAAAAGAACAGTCAATGAAATTTAAGGTAACTTGCAATTACCCCAGATTAAGGGTTCAGTCTTACTTTTGATAgtaaaattttctttcataCTTTCCTCATTGCTTGTGCGAGAAATCTGAATGGCATTTGCTACAGAAAAGTAAGAAAGGGTGGTcccattaaaaaaagaacagcaTTATTGCAGTAAAAAGTACCTACAGTGTACCTATTATTAACTTAATTTGATTTGGTAATCTGTTCacataatgtacatgtacttttaatATTACCCAGATCCAGCACCATCTGTGGTGATTGAGGCGAACCAAGCTTACGGCATTGAAGAACACTCTGATGAGGAAATGGCGGCTGCGATAATTCCAAAACCCTCAAAAGTTGGGAAAGATAGAAATGAAGAAGTGAAGGAGACCCCTGCTCCAAGATCAAGAAGAGGAAAAAGAGGGAGAACAGCTTTTGCTGAGTCTGCTTTGATTTTGGAAACACCGCTAAACAAAGTAAGTCTGCTTGATGTAAGAACACCTTGTCTCAGTACTTTATTTTttgatatcatcatcatcatcatcattacagAGAATAATCACAGGAGTTTAAAGAGGCTGTGTCAGGCTGTGTTAGTCAGAGAGACTTATAACtgtacaacaataataataataataataataataacaataataattaaaacaCCCATCATAATAAGGGCAATGCAATTATTGCAGGTTAATTATTGGCCCTTAATTTAGTCTTCCTGTGTTCATGCGTCCCTTTGttttgatttctaaacaaaCCATTAGTGTACCTTGAGGATATAATTTCATGAATTATGCTTTTATAAAAGCTGGCAACAGGAGCTGCCGTTTCAGAAATTAAAACTGCAGTGGTGGATGAGACTCCCAGTGTTGGCAAAaggggaagaggaagaagaaaaaaagaagtatCGGCAACTGAAACAGGTACATCTCAGGTAATGAAAACTTCATACATATATTTAGTGCAAGAAGTTCTCCTTTTTGTTGAAACAGGAGACTTACAGTATGCGAggaattttaaaatctttttctgGAATTTTGGTCTTTATTATTAACAGACGTTTCAACTGAAACCATCAGTCTTCATCAGTGAAGTTTGTCACATGGTAGTTCACTATCACGTGACAAGCATCGAGGAACGGAGACGAGGGCCCacttgcattgcattgcattgaaTCTGGATGAATAGCAACATTCACTTTCACGTTAAAACAGGAGACTTATGCAATGGCAACAGAAttataaaaaacttgaaaatcagcaaaaacaatagctttgcatgcTTCTTTTGTGCTTTCATTACATTTCTTTTGCTGTCCACAAAACCACAGTGTGAAATTGATGATGTTTGCATATGACGATAAAATCGTGTTTTCTTTCCCTTCTTTCCTGACTAAAGTACAATTCATACCCATTTTATTCTTAAACGCTTCAGCACACTTAAGTTGTCAAATTTAATTACAGGCTTTGGACTAATCACAAATTATTTTACAATAGCACAAGTTTCAAAGTCACTTTTCCGTTGCAGTTGCCATTCCTGTTGCTTATCTTCCCTTTGCAAGTGCTATGGGCTATCACTTCATTCTATAGGGAACTGTTTTTTGGAGAGGGCTAGTATCGTAACTTCTAAGGTTTACTTAAAAAGTGAAGGGACAGATTTGTGAGATTTGTGGCCTGGGTTTCTGGACCCAAGTGAGGCTCAGGTtgcgaaaaaaggaaaggaaaacataATATCTGCTAACCAACAGAGCTTAAGAGTAGTGGGGCAAGACATCAAAGTTGGGGGTGATTTATTTGACAGCAGCTGGCCCTGAAAAAACTtggctggtattttttacaggtcacaggtcattgttttacaaatacaaaAAGTACCCCCacacattcataaaagctaaccttaggcctaaaaacttttgtttaggcctaactaggcctagggttagcttttatgaatgtttggggATACTTTAGaactgtattggtaaaacaatgacttgtgacctgtggcctgtaaaaaataccagccaGAAAGAACTCACCTTAGATTGTTCATAATTATAACCCTTGAGGTGATGGTATACTGCTCTTTATTGGACATCTAAACTAGTGTGTAAGCCAGCCATCTATTGTGACTTAACAGTAGGTCagtttacagttgtgtgcttagttaacTTATGAATGAAGGTgagctggagttgaccttgttttgatagaaacctcactgcttttcttttgtaaattccaactaattagcatgactaatgagaacaaaatcattaacataagaaaaggaggaagGTCTGTATCatagcaaggtcaactccagcctcactttcattataatggccaggtaactaagcacatgggtgtctacaaaccgaagaccgaagaccgaagaccgaagaccgaagatcGAAGatcgaagaccgaagaccaaagatcgaagatcgaagaccgaagaccgaagatcGAAGatcgaagaccgaagaccgaagaccgaagaccgaagaccgaaaagtgctaaaacgcttttttcgacgccaaaaacataaaatcgattaggtcttcgttttgtagttttacccgtctcaaactacaaaacgaagacccccgctaaaacgctttatttgaccctaaaacattgaaatcgatggggtcttcgttttgtagttttacccgcctcaaactacaaaacgaagacccccgctaaaacgctttatttgaccctaaaacattgaaatcgatggggtcttcgttttgtagttttacccgcctcaaactacaaaacgaagacccccgctaaaacgctttatttgaccctaaaacattgaaatcgatggggtcttcgttttgtagttttacccgcctcaaactacaaaacgaagacccccgctaaaacgctttatttgaccctaaaacattgaaatcgatggggtcttcgttttgtagttttacccgcctcaaactacaaaacgaagacccccgctaaaacgctttatttgaccctaaaacattgaaatcgatggggtcttcgttttgtagttttacccgcctcaaactacaaaacgaagaccctcgctaaaacgctttatttgacgctaaaacattgaaatcgaaggggtcttcgttttgtagttttacccgccttaaactacaaaacgaagaccctcaaTAAAACcctttatttgacgctaaaacattgaaatcgaaggggtcttcgttttgtagttttacccgcctcaaactacaaaacgaagacccccgctaaaacgctttatttgacgctaaaacattgaaattgaaggggtcttcgttttgtagttttacccgcctcaaactacaaaacgaagaccctcaataaaacgctttatttgacgctaaaacattgaaatcgaaggggtcttcgttttgtagttttacccgcctcaaactacaaaacgaagaccctagctaaaacgctttatttgacgctaaaacattgaaatctaaggggtcttcgttttgtagttttacccgccttaaactacaaaactaagaccctcgctaaaacgctttatttgacgctaaaacattgaaatcgaaggggtcttcgttttgtagttttacccgcctcaaactacaaaa includes these proteins:
- the LOC138045395 gene encoding mediator of DNA damage checkpoint protein 1-like — its product is MDLDQTQAIYDITDEEEDLIEEERPPAWKKEVAQLKVFSQPVFKETVFPIFQGDNFIGRGGKCNITIPVKALSKKHACIEVQGDVHVIRDCESKNKTKKGKSFLKPTVRYELRHGDILTLGGVKCQYLVEKIGEEGEEDETGSETGSESMLPEVNTEEEKEDDKVLLAVTKEEATEIPREDVRVEQVAKDYKPSGLSKEEAEAYAADTDYDTNEEGAPAATTVAPVFYSSDDEQETPARFKTASIPSKGKSSMEGQTLAFGLGSPDKVFRNRESLESASSYSAKTGSFPPTLRLSSGSDVHSDEKGDLSFDNKQISPGHPEGRGSGMQPTCAPTLLYDSESEDGSPIKRPKYPRVEDADRLDPTCAPTLLYGSESEDASPLKRVSRPGASNMPPVLDESDYDIDTEKAPVDMNGSTVDAEGKIKQGKVEEADATLPYDATEMNSTDDEDEKSGGFTKGTAALETVQKSEVNEDPEVSYNTDKSANLGEVASEDENNMESEVLEDDSATQPYVADRNFESESETIPVMDGNVEGKFDRNPLCKDYDIEATPGYCIKDLDDENDEDENQDSEDSTTANSQRLPIGPNVVASHKDDDDDDVAATLAYGREATQAYVTGKDDNTDTENDSKEVNMQPNDLQATQAYGIQDSDDNMDDDDGDEKEERTEKESHKEEIHEQFEVPAAKNGIDRGDTIQATTSYNIEGLQTYGGYESDETDDEDAIDKDKGSEEVNKVDKDRTSVTCGLPETLHNGEDDKGGVDHDINKDNTRADHSFLKPPERRKINAKLECALEETQAYNGGSIDTDPAPSVVIEANQAYGIEEHSDEEMAAAIIPKPSKVGKDRNEEVKETPAPRSRRGKRGRTAFAESALILETPLNKLATGAAVSEIKTAVVDETPSVGKRGRGRRKKEVSATETGTSQVVEPQYQEGSVESQPQTVQETTPAKGKRGKGRGKKNLTTAVTDHETVATGSKGLGNSDDVQLEVVTPTPARGKGRRKSRGKKTQVATDEPEEVETHGLEESIECQLETLEEPKPLKGRGKGKGRGKKNQTTAVKEKMVPEKIAGNEKELHQPVTPCETTGRRRPGRGKRTSSAVTEFESAEDLSETLFNPDSSEGSKTRKGRGRPKEVEETPAKKSRCGKEPFIFESQSPSLRPEKLAGESNPRVIFTGLADKQGEKVVTSLGGQLVNDVHSCTHLVTDKVRRTVKFLCGLSRGVIIVQPSWLEACKKAKSFVDTSPFLVKDRDAEEQFKFDLQRSHEAACRQGLLEGYKVHVTRKVKPEPSQMKDIIQSAKGEFLSSIPRSIKDNRVFVISCNEDRSVWKKPLEAGIPVVSAEILLTGILRQELDLEEHKLFVEETNEATQDHTLSESKMIKRRRELSDAAASSPTVEPKTSAKKRRKR